From one Coffea eugenioides isolate CCC68of chromosome 11, Ceug_1.0, whole genome shotgun sequence genomic stretch:
- the LOC113751946 gene encoding cysteine-rich repeat secretory protein 58-like: MVHFILPSQVSSMPDCKNVPLSTFDLPDSDQDDLQNSTGSTYTENLNFLLSTLSSNASLTSRNGFYNFTASHDHSNMVYGLFLCQGDVNPDVCGQCVANARGEILETFLNRKTAFISHDECLLRYSNESMFSGADWGISFFAWNSHNATNPNKFNQVLRDMMKEIASRAANDGLVCVGKGVPVQAHNIRLSPGQISLSPSTS; this comes from the exons ATGGTGCATTTCATACTTCCATCTCAAGTGTCAAGCATGCCTGATTGCAAAAATGTACCACTGTCTACTTTTGATCTGCCTGATTCTGATCAAGATGATCTCCAGAA CTCTACTGGCAGTACGTATACAGAGAACCTGAATTTCCTCCTCTCCACTTTATCCTCAAATGCTTCCTTGACCAGCAGGAATGGCTTCTACAACTTCACTGCTAGCCATGACCACTCTAACATGGTCTATGGACTGTTTCTTTGTCAAGGTGATGTGAATCCCGATGTTTGTGGACAATGTGTAGCAAATGCCCGTGGGGAGATTCTAGAGACATTCTTGAATCGAAAGACTGCTTTTATTTCACATGACGAATGCTTGTTGCGTTATTCGAATGAGTCCATGTTCTCAGGAGCCGATTGGGGTATCTCCTTCTTTGCTTGGAATTCACATAATGCCACTAATCCAAACAAGTTCAACCAGGTCTTAAGAGATATGATGAAAGAGATAGCAAGTCGGGCTGCAAATGATGGCCTTGTTTGTGTTGGGAAAGGGGTACCAGTACAGGCACACAATATCAGACTTAGCCCAGGACAAATTTCTCTTTCCCCAAGTACCAGTTAA